Genomic window (Candidatus Beckwithbacteria bacterium):
GAACCAAGCTAAATTACCGTCGTTAATAATAGTGATATTCTCACTTATTTGTGACTGTTCTATTTTTTTTCTAGCTCTACGTGCTGCTAAAACAACGGCTTTACTGATTCCTAATTTATCAATTTCAGCAACTGTTGCCTGACCAATTCCAAAGGCAAAATTTTGACAAATAAAATTACTAGCTTTTTGCCGCTGCAGCCGAGTCATTTTTTTACTATCGCGGATTACAATGTGCTTTGGTACAGATAAACCTGTATCTACTACTCCAGCTACCACTACTGGCCCAGCCAGACTACCTCGGCCAACTTCATCAAAACCAATGATAGCATAGGATAATTTCATGTTAGTGACAGTTTAATAATTTTGCTTGTATAAT
Coding sequences:
- a CDS encoding ribonuclease HII yields the protein MKLSYAIIGFDEVGRGSLAGPVVVAGVVDTGLSVPKHIVIRDSKKMTRLQRQKASNFICQNFAFGIGQATVAEIDKLGISKAVVLAARRARKKIEQSQISENITIINDGNLAWFKDGKALVKGDDKVPAISMASIIAKVYRDTLMINLALQFPNWGFERHVGYGTALHRQMIIAHGLLKNIHRKSYCRNIKA